DNA sequence from the Vanessa tameamea isolate UH-Manoa-2023 chromosome 21, ilVanTame1 primary haplotype, whole genome shotgun sequence genome:
AACTTTAACTTCATCACCAAGCAATTTGTATACATATGTGACGACTGTGGAACTCTGGATGTCCATTAACACGAATGACGGTGTTGCGTTCCTGTGaaacaatacttttattattgtttgaatattaaataataaatcatttttttaatattgaattagttcagaaaataaacaataattaattgcattaatgtaagtaacaataatttaattgtatgtactaattttattttttacatgataCAATCAATGccgaagattttattataatttttttatatgaaatgtctCTTTGTGCAGTTGTGGCATAAGATCGACACTTATACCattatgaaaacttttatatgtatgtggGGCAGTGGCGGGCTAACAGGGGAGCGGAAGAGGCGGCTCGCCTCGGGTCTCCAGTCTTGAGGGGCCCCCAAATGCATCCGCATTCCCCTGATCACATCCTAAATAAGACTTTTAAAATGTGcttagtacctacataatttaaCTCTACAGCTATCTAGACTTTTTACACATgaacagaaataatatatatatatataagtaattatttatagacaCAAATGTGTGATACAAACCGAGACAATgaggttttatttcttttaagttgtttttttttaatatataattttttatcttcaCAGACTGTTGTCCGTGGGTTTTATGTATCTtatcattaattgtatttttttttatttctgtatatctgcatatatttattaccattGACATTGACAGATATTGACAGTAGTAACATTGTTTTATCTATGTATTGTATTCATATGCAATATAAATGTCTGTCTACATAAagagtcattatttattttaagttagaatagttaaaaaaatctgcTTTACCTATACAAAGGGCTATAAGCACCAGTTGCGGAACCAGggttaatgtaaaatttattctcATGTTCATATGCTTCAAACCGATGAGTGTGACCAGATATAAGTATATCCACATCCAATTGTCTTTGCACTAATGCCAGAGACTCTTCATCACCCCATGGAACAACCTGGTGACCATGGATCAGTCCAATGCGGAACTGTCCAACAGTTATCACTTTTTGCTCAGGATATGTGGAgttctgtaaataataaaaatatagcaaattaagaattgtgcatatattatatattatgtattatgtatctGTTCGAATTACTGGCTGGTAAAGCTATGTGAGTGTATGTGTTTGTGTACCTAGACAATCAACGTACCTAGCTGAGAGAGCCTACATAGCTACCTAgtagagtgggtggtacctcccACTCAGCATTTATTCTaacaccaaacaacaataattagtatGGTTGTATTTTAGCTTGAAAGGAGTGTAAGACAAtaaaactacaggcacaaggaacataacatctagttcccaaggttgatggcacacTAACAATGTatggaatgataaatatttctagcAGTGTCAATGTATATGGGTGATGGGGATCACTTATCATAAGGTGGCTCAtcatcatttgaaataaaaaaattatgatactaTGATATACATCAAGTATCAGAAATGCATATGCCACACAAACCTCGTCAAAATCTCCCCTAACGACATGGACATCGCTAGCTAATGTCTTCAAGTAGTCATAGGACTCTTTTGTACAGAGGTTACCCGTACAAAGTATGTGTTGAATCCTTCCTGGAAGCAGCAGCTTTTTGAACTTAGGTGGTAAGCTGCTACAACGGTGTGGAATATGGAGATCACCAAGAACCAAGACCAGCTGGAaatgtaaaatagttttattaaggtaaatcttaaacatttataaaatgtacacaTAAATTATTTCCCATTTAATTTCTTGGAGGCAAGCTTGTTTACgccatttttcattaataaaatagttatttcttgtattatcgattattaaaaattaaacgaatacatttagttttaaactaaaattgataACATTTACTAATTGATTGATATTACCATTATATCAATGATTTCTGGtacttttttttagtaaatacgaatatagaaaacttttatagtaagtaatacgaatatttttaagaaatttgtgTGTATTTCTATGCATTAATTAGAGGTTTACTCCCACTTAAAACcaacaaatgtatatttaatggaCTAAAGTTACACCGATAGAAGGAATAAAttagtaacaataattattttcaacaacACTGACAAGTGACAGTCAATATCTAGAGTTGCATACACTCAAGTATTTTACCTCTAAATCTTTAacttagtatataattaatgcGAATTGcatgttatttgttataaatataaaaattttaaaagacgGAATTTATTCCgcgaaatattgtaaatatttaagcttaattcttaattttatataccattaataatattatttttagaagacAACTGTGATGTTTCTAGGCAAAATACAAATaaggtattatattaaaaagttatttatagtagtgaaataaataaatgtaacaatgtCGACCTTAGCTTGTTGTAAGCTTGTCTTTAGTTTTCgacattttatatagataacataTTACCTACATATCacgtatttatctttattactatgccaattcaatataaaatatctaaaaatattttaataacttggCTTAGGTGGTCAATACCACTTTACTACTCATTTTACCAATAACACTTTAAAAACCTGAGTACCTACCTAGTTTAGTTTTCCGTAGATATGTAAACTAAGATAATTTAACTTGCAACACCTCATAGCACGTCACATTTCTCTATTATCTCTGCTTGCATCTGAATTGAAGAATTTCATGGTGTTGTGGGTGACACATATACGTATAAAAATTTTAGTGTAAGACACCACATTGGCACCAACTGCTAGGAAATGGAATCAATGGAATATGAGCTCGCTAGAAACCTCACTCTGTTGTTTTTCGTGGAGCGCCTGCTCGATAAAGGCGAGCCGAGAACGTTGCACGATCTTTCCTGTCAGTTTGGTGCCAAGGGTTTCACCAAGGAGATGCGTCAGATTGCTGGCGGGTCACAGTCGGGCCTGAAGAAGTTCCTGGCTCAATACCCGGCGTTGTTCAACATAGACGGGGACTATGTTGATATCAACACGTTTCAAAGGCACACTAGCGGCGCTGGCGCGTCCTCCAACAATGATTACATTGAAGAGGCGAAAGAGTATTTCGCCAGTAAGATGATCCAGTACGGTGAGGGGACCGAAGTGCCGATAAAAAGTCTCCTGGGGCACCGCAGTCAAGCCTCCCCGCAAGTGCGTCACATCTCTGGACAGCGGATAAAGGAGTTCAAGGAGTTCCTCATGAAGCACCCGGACACCTTTCAGATCACCGATGATAATGTTGTTCTAGTCAGTGATAATCATAGGCGAGATAATGCACATGGCAATTCAGAGCAGTTTCACAATTTGCCCGTGGctaatataaatacagatacTGCTCAACAATTATTAGATTATGTTGCACAGTGTATAGAGGCCAAAGGTCCAGTTATGGTGGACCAACTCTTTCACCTTATTGTGTCACGCTTCCCTCAAGAATATTGGTATCAAATGTTTAAAACACCAGCTGACTTGAGTGctttcttgaaaatattttcagataGCTTTCACGTACAATCCAACCTTGTCACATTAATTAGCAAGCCAAAAATACCTGTAATGTATCTAAATGCAAAACCTAAAGTTAAGACTGATCCACCAAAGCCAGTGGTCGAAGAGAAACCAGTTTCTCCTGTACCACCAATATCAGTTAGTCCAACACCATCAGATGGCACAAAAAGTCCTGCAAATAGGATACTCAGCCCAATTGAATCTCCCCGTGGTCCTCAAGCAAACATTGCAAATCAAACACTTAAGCAGAGGATCAACTCGATTGTCATAAAGAATTTAGCAGAAAATATGGTAAGAGATAGAGTAAACAACCATTTAAATGCTCGTGCTTCCGAGGAAACGAATGGTTTAATGAGTATTAGGAATAATATGATGGGCGAAGCTTGGAGGCAGAAGGTCTTACAAAGTGCAACAGTCATTGCAAATGTACGAGAATGTGCAACATTAGTTGACAGTATTATGAATGTTAAGCGTACCACAAAAAGTATAGTGTCTTTTGATTGCGAAGGTATTAATTTGGGCTTAAAAGGTGTTCTGACTTTATGTCAGATTGCAACTATGAATGGAGAAGTTTATATTCTCGACATTATGGCCTGCCCCGGTATGGTGGTGGAAGGCAAAATAAAGGATTTATTAGAAAGTGAATTTGTTGTCAAAATTATTCATGATTGTCGTAACGATTCAGTCAATTTACATAATCAGTTTGAGATcactttaaaaaatgtgtttgatACACAGGCAGCTCATGCAGTATTGCAATTGCAACAGCAAAATGTTCCTGTGTACAAAGTTAAGAATTTAAGTCTCAATGCACTTTGTGAATTGTATAATGCTCCAATGAATCCAATGAAggaacaattaaaaaatgtataccgAAGAGACCAACGTTATTGGGCCCGGAGGCCTTTAACTAAAGATATGATTATTTATGCTGCATCTGATGTACTTTCTTTAGTGAACCCAGCAATTTATGCTTACATGTCAAGTAATATTAAACCTGACAATCAACAGCTTTTCGAAGAACTATCAAATGAACAAGTCTTTATGCACATTCAACCAACGGAAGTTAAATTGAGAAAACGTCAAAGAAAAATCAATACAGAAGTTGGTGAGCTAAAACAAAAATTAGCTGAAACAacgaaaaatattgtgttaagtAATCGAGAAATAAGATTACTAAGATATTTAGAACTGACTGAAGAAGAAAAGGAAAAACTTAAAGGCTGTCATAAAATCTCGAAAAAACTAGAAAAACTTGAAGCAATGGGCCAAGACAAGGACAGTGATTCTGATGAAGATGAAAAAGAAAATGAGATGGCTAGCTTAGAATCGAACCCTTCAGATTCCATATCTTCACCACACTCAACGCAGCCTCCCAGTCTCACGGAATCTATGCAAATGATGGATGAAATTTTATCAGACACAAATATGGACAAAGTTGAAAAAATTAATCGCTTGGAAGCAATCCTCTCGGCCGTGGCACCTTTGAGTGGAGAGCTAGAGGATAAATTTTCACAAACAATGGAACAGACACTGCCTCTACTTAAAAACAAAGATTGGTCAAACTTAAgtcaaatattgaatattggAGATACAGATAGAAAAAACTGTTGTTGCAAATGCCATAATTCTGCAGATGAAATCAAATGCAATGATCTCAACGAAACAAAGAAATCTGAGGTGGGCTCGCAAACATTGAGCACAGGGGACATCGTGATTACGAGGATTCATTTCAGAGAGGAGGACAAACTTAACGAGAGGACTCTCGATGCATCTCCTTTTAGCAAGAGGGTAGGTATCAACAATATGTCTTGATGACGCTCAGACAACGAAAATGATACTTCCATTTATCTGAGTGCCACAGTTTAATTTCGTAACTACTCCCATATgtgatcaattaaattttttacttagtttttaagttttaaaagtgTTTAGAAGCGTAGAATCTTAAAAGTGGGTTTATGGTCTAGTTTACCAAGTGTCCGATAGCGGTGTATTTGTTCAAGATTGAATTAATTATGTAGTGAGGACATGCATTAGCGAATGTATCATAAACGCCTACGCCGTATGCTCATTTGAGCGGAGACGAGCGTGTACACTAGAACTAATGCAACGGTTATTCGCATAATATATACGGCTACTTAATTCCTTCACCTGGAATTGTCAGTATCTGCTGTTCAATcacttattttatagttatttatttggctATTGCCGAAGCAATCCGAACTTAATGTGATAGATTTATGGCCTTGATTTTTTCTCGATCTATTTTGCATTGTAAATAAGATAACAATGATATGTTGTTTAGCATTCGGtaatctttgtttttaaatcagaATGATCGAGTACATTTCAAAAAGATAGAGTGAAttgtatcttttatatatatcacaCTGTATTGTAGCTCTTGCTACTAAAACTATATCGAAAATGGCAATAATAGTTatacaataaaagttttattgttcaaatatttaacgGAATATTGTTTAGATTTACTCtagtatttaatcattattacataGGTTAGTGTTGAAAGAGATTTAATATTACGAGGCGGTGCTTGGAAAATAACTTATTGTAGGTATAacgagttaaataaattaactactgTTTAATGTTTTGTACAATAGCGAAAGGactattgtgttttttttaaataattttgtgccTTCGAGTCATATCCGACGGATgcctttaaaaaatactaataacgtGGACGTGTAGCTTTTATACGTATTTAGGAAAATATGTACACATTCTTtagatgatatttatttataaaaattctcGTTAGATCGATGTCATTTaggatttttacaaaaatattaaaaagtgtcACATCTACAAGTGACatctacaaatataaaatcagtGTAAGTTAGCTACATTGAATAGTAGGTGTTTCTAAGCATGTTGAATTCTTTCGAATAGTTTATTTCtgtgttatatacataattaatacgTTAAAACTTAAGTGATATGTTATAATACGCTTGATTTACTAGTTGCCTATATTTATTAGCATGGTTAGCATTTTATGTATTACTC
Encoded proteins:
- the LOC113395593 gene encoding vacuolar protein sorting-associated protein 29 — encoded protein: MLVLVLGDLHIPHRCSSLPPKFKKLLLPGRIQHILCTGNLCTKESYDYLKTLASDVHVVRGDFDENSTYPEQKVITVGQFRIGLIHGHQVVPWGDEESLALVQRQLDVDILISGHTHRFEAYEHENKFYINPGSATGAYSPLYRNATPSFVLMDIQSSTVVTYVYKLLGDEVKVERIEYKKA
- the LOC113395467 gene encoding egalitarian protein homolog; translated protein: MESMEYELARNLTLLFFVERLLDKGEPRTLHDLSCQFGAKGFTKEMRQIAGGSQSGLKKFLAQYPALFNIDGDYVDINTFQRHTSGAGASSNNDYIEEAKEYFASKMIQYGEGTEVPIKSLLGHRSQASPQVRHISGQRIKEFKEFLMKHPDTFQITDDNVVLVSDNHRRDNAHGNSEQFHNLPVANINTDTAQQLLDYVAQCIEAKGPVMVDQLFHLIVSRFPQEYWYQMFKTPADLSAFLKIFSDSFHVQSNLVTLISKPKIPVMYLNAKPKVKTDPPKPVVEEKPVSPVPPISVSPTPSDGTKSPANRILSPIESPRGPQANIANQTLKQRINSIVIKNLAENMVRDRVNNHLNARASEETNGLMSIRNNMMGEAWRQKVLQSATVIANVRECATLVDSIMNVKRTTKSIVSFDCEGINLGLKGVLTLCQIATMNGEVYILDIMACPGMVVEGKIKDLLESEFVVKIIHDCRNDSVNLHNQFEITLKNVFDTQAAHAVLQLQQQNVPVYKVKNLSLNALCELYNAPMNPMKEQLKNVYRRDQRYWARRPLTKDMIIYAASDVLSLVNPAIYAYMSSNIKPDNQQLFEELSNEQVFMHIQPTEVKLRKRQRKINTEVGELKQKLAETTKNIVLSNREIRLLRYLELTEEEKEKLKGCHKISKKLEKLEAMGQDKDSDSDEDEKENEMASLESNPSDSISSPHSTQPPSLTESMQMMDEILSDTNMDKVEKINRLEAILSAVAPLSGELEDKFSQTMEQTLPLLKNKDWSNLSQILNIGDTDRKNCCCKCHNSADEIKCNDLNETKKSEVGSQTLSTGDIVITRIHFREEDKLNERTLDASPFSKRVGINNMS